AAATAGGCTTTCCATTCGCCGTATCCATACCCTTGCGATGCGCCCAAATGAAAGTTCAATCGTCCGTTTCTTATGGCAGGAAAGTAGAATTTCACTCCGAGTGAAGCTCCTAATATCCCAACTCCTGCTTCTGCACCAAAATTTGGCGTCAGTAACCGTTCATAATAAACTCCAACATATGGATCGCTTGCCCCCAGGTTAAGGCTGACGATATTTTTCAAAGAGGTTTTTTCTTTGCTGTTCAGGGTTGCCACGTCTTCTCCGAACCTGTATCCAACCTTTAAACCAAACCACAGTGAAGGATTGGTGGAACTTTCAGAAAATGTAACCCCCTCAACACCGTTGGATGAAAGAATCCCTACATCTGCGCTGTATTGAAGATTGTTTTTCGCAAAATAAGTAGCGCCAACCGGTAAATAATACATTGGAAATCCGTCATAATTTATACTTGCAAAAAAGCCGGTATGAAAATTTAACCTGTCAATTCCCGGGTTTGTAAGGTAGTAATTAAATCCCGCCCCGGCGGATCTGATACCGGCGCCCATTTCGAATGAAAACCGATCGGTGAGCATTTGACCATAAGATATACCAATTGGCCATGCAGGGGCGCCTACAATGCCAAGCGAAATGCTGTTTGCTTTAATTTTGTTCGGGGAACCTGCTTCACTTTGCCCACTCAGTACCATGGGCAGGATCAGAAAAAAAAAGATGGTAATTTTGAGTAAAATGATTTTCATAAAATAATTGATTTTGAGGATTTTATATTCATGGTTTGATGAGCATGGGTAATCAAACATCTGATATCATTTTAAGTTCATAGTTTGTAGTTGTTATTGAGAATTTATCAAAATTGATTTTCAAATGATAAAGCGCTATCATTAATTAAATTGGGTGAAACCCTTCACCGGTCATCGCTCTGTAATATTTTACCTTTAGTAAAAATTGCACCGAGGGTGCAAAAAAGACATATTTGACCCTGACAGGGGGATTAAATTGAATAAAAAGTTCTTGGAAGGTAGGTCAACAGCCTGCAGGCATAGATTCCGCTTACTTCCCAGCCTAAGCGTACCGTTTAAGAAAGTTGATGATTACTACACTTTAAACCATAAATACTCGTAAGGTTTCAGGTGGAGCAGCTGGTTCTTTTCATCATAATTGGCCTGATTGCCGAACATATCAGTCCAGGTGATTTCGGGCTGGAATTTCAGGCGGCAGGATTGCGGTTGTTCCGACAGGTTGTGAACGATCAGGAGTTGCTCAGTTTGCAGTTTTCGTAAATAAACCATGACGGCCTCATTCACATTCCCTTCCTGGTTTTTTGCTTCAATCCATGTTAATGAACCGCGTCCAAAGGCTTTATAACGTCTGCGCAACTGGATCATCCGCGACAATCGCTTATGGACCTTTGCTGACAGAGAGTTGTTATCTTTCAGGTCTTTGGCCAGTTGTTTCCAGTCAATCCTCCCCCGAACCAGGAACCGTGTGTCGTCTTTCCCGGTTTCTTTGATTTTTTCCTTGTAATAATGTTCATCGTTCACTTTGCCAAATTCATCCCCATAATAAATGATAGGGGTGCCCGGAAGTGTGAGCATGACAGAGTAGGAGAGGGCGATTTTGTCGGGATTGCGCCCCATCAGTTCCGAAAGACGGGCTGAAATGCCTTCGCCCTCGCGGAAATTCCACTCAGTTTGCAGGCAATAATTGGAATGGATGTACGCACGATCTTCTTCCGAAACATAAACCAGCTCAAGACTCAGCTCGTCATGGCAGCGCAGAAAGGTAAACCATTGTGCAGTGTCGGGAATATCAGGGGTCACCTCTTTGCTCAGTGTTTTCATGATGGGTTCGCGGCTCTGCATGGCAATGGCCTTAAACATCTGTGGCATCAATGGGAAGTGGTAGCCGGCATGACATTCGTCGCCGGTTCCGAAATATTTAATCACCTCAACCGGTTTCTGGCAGGCCTCGGCAAGCAGCAGTGTGTGCGGTCTGACGTAATCAACTACTGCCCTGAAAAACTTAACTATAGCGTGGGTTTGCGGCAGGTTTTCGCAGTCGGTACCTTCTTCTTTCCAGAGGTATGGAATGGCATCCACACGGAAACCATCCACTCCATGACCAAGCCAGAAGAGCAAATTCTTCGACATCTCAATCAGAACCTGCGGATTACGATAGTTCAGGTCGGGTTGAAAACTGAAAAAGCGGTGGAAGAAGTTCCAGTGACCATCCGGCTCCCAGTTGCTTGTCTCCATCCCTTTAAAGATGATCCGGGCATCTTTGTATCGGTCTGTATCCTTGCTCCAGATGTAAAAATTACGGAATGGATTGTCCTCACTTTTCCGTGCTTCCACAAACCAGGGATGCTCTTCGGAGGTGTGGTTCATCGCGATGTCGAAGATCACCCGAATACCCATTTTATGTGCATCATCAATGAATTTTTTAAACACGCCATATTTTTCTTCATCACCGGCATTTGCAGGCAAACCCATCAATTCATCCCTCACTTTCGTGTAATTTCTGATGTCAAAACCGGCATCCCGCATCGGCGAATCAAGGATAGGCAACAACCAGAGGCAGTTTACACCGAGCTCCTTCAGGTAGTTCAGCTTATCCGTTAAACCTTTGAAATCATTGTTGAACAGATCAATATAAAGCGAGTACACGATGGCATCCTTGTACCATTCGGGCTGTTGTGCTTCGATGGTATGGGATTGCCTGAAAACTTCCAGGAAATCAATAAATTCAGTAAGTTGGCTTTCATTGGCTTCTCCATAGAGTTGAATCCAGAGTTGCCTGAGTTTTTCGATGGTTGGCATGTTGTGTTATTTTGAGTTGATGATTAATATTGAACCTGTAAAATCAACCTGGGATCGGTCCAGTTGAAGCGTATTGTAAGTTGATTATTTTCCATGTCAAACCAGGCCGCAGGGGGCGCTGATTCTTCAAAAGATTGAAAAGAGGCGGTTGGTTTTATGTTTTGATCGCCTGCCCGTATGTTTCCGGGTGATTTGTTGAATGAATGAATTACCAGCTCGATCGTTCTACCCGAAGGCATACCTTGATATTCCAGGTCGTTTTGACGGCTGAAAGTAAACAGGGTAAAATTATCGAAAAGCACCGCCTGCATTTTTAGTAATTCGTAAAGCCCCTTTTCATAGGCATTCATGGTTCTCCCATCATCTTCGTACATCACGAAGTCGGAGTTGAGGATTTCCGGATCGAAATAATAATGAACGATAAGGTTTTCGGACGAATATTCCTCCGTATTGCGGATGGGTTCAATCAAGGGAATAAAACTGCCGCCTCGGGCATAAACAGGGATGTTTTCGTAAGAAGTCGGCACTTCCATCCATTTTCCCCCGGTGTATTTTTCGTTGGTAAAAAAGTCGAACCAGTTGCCTTTGGGCATGTAGAAGCGTCTTGATGTTTGTCCTCTTTCAAAAATCGGGGCTACCAGCAAGTTTGGTCCCCAAAGATATGTGTCATCAATTTCACCAATTTCGGAGTTATCGGGTTCTTCAAAAAAGAGTGGACGGGTCAGGGGTGTGCCCAGAGTGCTGTTCAGCCATGCAAGGGTGTAATTATAGGGCAACATCCGGTAGCGCAGGTTGATGTACTCTTTCAGCACGGCTTGCGCTTTCTGACTGTAGAATACAGGTTCGACGGGAGCAGTGGTATCGCCGTGAGGGCGATAAATGGGATTAAACACACCGTACTGCATCCAGCGGAGGTAGAGTTCTTCGTCGGGTGTGCCTCTGGCAAATCCCCCCAGGTCGGAGTGCATGTAGGAAAATCCGCTCAGGGTCATTCCAAGGACGGCAGTCGGCTGCGCTTTAAATCCGTCCCAGTCGCGTGAAACATCGCCCGACCAGGGATAAACACTAAAACGCTGTGATCCGGCAAAACCCGCGCGGTTGAGGTTAAAAAGCCGGACGTCAGGGTATTCAGCTGCATAGAAATCCGACAACATTTTATGCCAGTAATGGCTGTAGATATTGTGCACATCTTCGGCGGTACCTGCAGTATGAACCATGTCCGTAGGATGTTTTTCAGGCTCGCCAAGATCGCCCCACCAGCCGGCCACCCCGATCTCGTTCTGGGCCTTGTATTTGCTCCAAAACCATTGCCGAGCCTCTGGGTTAAAAATATCGATCAATCCACCCAGGCCAAACCAAAAATCCTGGATCACAAATGGTTCACCTTTTTCATTTTTTGCCATCAACCCCTTTGCACTTGCGAGTTCCCAGTTCTTTGATTCCTGTAAAATAAAAGGCTCTGTGATCAGAATTGTTTTCACCCCTTTTTCCCTGAAGTCCTGAATCATCTTTTCGGGTTCCGGCCAGTTTTCCTTGTACCAGTCAAGATCGCCCATGTAAAAATGATCGTGAGTGCCCAAACCAAACCAGTAAAGATCAATCACAATGGCATCCAGTGAGTAGCCTGCAGCAATCATCTGATCGACGATCGCTTCTGTTTCAACCTGGGTTTTGTAGCCAAATTTGGATTGAATGTTTCCCAGCGCCCATCGAGGGGGCATAGGTTGATATCCTGTCAGCTGACCATACTGATTCAACAACGCATCGTAATCATTTCCGGCAATCACATAATAGGTCATCTTTCCACCGATCGAACTGAACTCCATTTCATTCTTTCTTGCGACATCAAGGTCAAGCCAGCCACGTGGTGCATTGTCGAACAGCAGACCATAACCGTTGGAGGAGATTACAAAAGGGACGGAAAAATTGAGGTTTGGAGCGTTCAGGTTGTAACCATAACGAGCCTGATTGTATAGCTCAAAACGCTGACCACGACGGTTTGACGGGGTTGTCCGGAATCCGGCGCCGTAAATCTTTTCTTCACTGTTAAGGGCAAACCGGAAACCCTCATCCTGTTTTCGTTTGAAGTAACCGGCAGATTCAGATAAAACCTCTTTTCCGTCTTTGAAAAAGGATAGTTGAAACGGAGCTTTTTTTACGATGACATCAAAATTACCTCTTGAAAAGATCACCTGGTCTTCTTCTTCTTTGAATGAAACGGATAGTCCGTCGGGTCGGAGTATCACGGCATGTGAGGTGTCAACCGGCTGCTTGCCCGAAGCCATAAACGTAACCGAAACGATGGACTCATTAATGAACTCCACAGATAATCTGCCCAACGTTGTCTGTATTAGCAGTTGATTCTCACTTACTACATGCGACTGGTACTTGTTTCGCTGCTCCTTAGTCCAACTGGAACAACCGGTAAATATTTTTAAAAAGAAAAAAGGGACTGTAAGGAATGAAACAAGAAGCAGGAATGGCCGGAGGTTTCTAATCATTTTACTTCGAATTAGGTGATGTATTTTTATGGAGCAAAAATAGGTTATTGTTTTAAGTTTACAATTTTCCGGAAATCTAATGTCCAACTATTATTTTGCTGTGCTGAGGATTGTTTTTGTTGTTTCTGAGCCAATATCTCCTGGTGATACTCTGTGATTCTTTGGGTAACTTTGTGTTATAGCTATTGCACAGAGAACCACCAAGAAGACACGATCCCGTGCGTACGGGACACAAAGAAAATGATGAATATTAGGAACGATAATGAATTATCAAAAACGATGATCGGATGTGTCATTGAAGCACATCAAATAATATTTAGTCAATCTGAGGGAGTTTTGGAAAGGATTTGAAAATAAGTTCAATCTTTGCAACGATGAATCCAAAGATGTTTGAAATGAAAAGTGGGTCAACGGTTCTGTTGCCAATTGCTTACCTTCCACCATTACAGTGGTTTGTTTTTTTATTCACTGCTAATAAAGTGCTGATTGAACAGCATGAAACCTATCCCAAACAGACCTATCGTAACCGTTGTGTGATTGCAACTTCCAATGGGAAGCTTTCGCTGACCATACCTGTGATCAAAATTAATGGGAACCATACTAAAACCAGGGAGATTGCTATTTCCTATCAACAAAACTGGCAAAAGTTGCACTGGAGGGCTTTGGTGGCGGCCTATGCCAATTCGCCTTTTTTTCTCTATTATCAGGATGACCTGGAGCCGTTTTACACAAAAAGATTTGAAAACCTGATGAAGTTTAATCTTGAATTGATGAAGAAAATAATGGAACTTGTGGGCATTGAACCGGAGTTTGAATTAACCACCACATTTGAACTCAATCCTTCAGGAATACTGGATTTACGCGATGAAATTACACCTAAAAAGCCCTTCATGCTGTTTTCGCTTCCTGATTATTACCAGGTTTTTCAGGAAAAACAAGGGTTCATAAAAGGGTTAAGCATCATTGACCTGTTGTTTAACATGGGTCCGGAAACTGTGGATGTCCTCAAACAATGTGCAGAGGATGTTGATCGATCCTTTAAATAATGCCAGCAGATTGTTAAACCGGGTGAACGATCTCATTTTATCGTTCTTACCCATTGCGCATCGTGGAGGATGTAAAACAGGTTTTTATTCACATCTACATTCAATTCCAACCGACCTTTTACCTCGATGAAATCATCGGTTCGGAGGCTGCTGAATCGCTTTTCTTCGCCATCCGCAGCATACATGACCACGACAGACTCAATGCCTGCTCCGGTGCAAAAGAAACACATGGCCATCGGGTAATAGGAAACCACGAAACTGCTCCCGGTGATATTGGCCGGAAGATAAAACCCGACCAGGTTGACTTCAGTATTGTTAAGTGCTTGTAATTGAGTGCCAAAATTTGGCTTTGGAATAAAACCCTCACTCTTGAATGAGTATTTGTAGCGCACCGTTACATCATCAAGTAGTAAATTCCATAACCCGTCGTCGGGAGGGAATTGAGCTTTTATCTCAGCCGATGAAGATAAAATTAAAAAGGCAATGATCCATTGCAGCCACCGTGCTCTCATGATTTGCTGAGTGTATTGTGAATGTTCGTTTTGTAAGCGATGACGGCCGGGATGATGGCAGCGCTTATTCCTACGAAAATGGTGTAAACCAGTAAAAGTGATTCATTAGCCGTTACAACAGGAATGTGTTCAACTGAAAAACCACCAAATGAAGGCAGTAACATCCACACAAACCTGGAAAGGAATAGTCCGGCTATCCATCCGGAAACAGACAGGAAAAATCCCTGTGAAAGGAGCATGAGAAATACTTTATACCTCGGGGTTCCGAATACCCTGATCAGAGCGATTTCGTAGGAGTTTTTGCCGAGTATGTTGAGCAGGTGGATAAAAATATTCATTCCCGAAATGAAAATGATTACCCATGCCAAAAGCCTCAGTGTTTCAATGCCAATACCCAGCAGTCCAAGCAGCCGGTTGATTTCGAAAGCGGGCACTGCAGCCTGGAGGTTCGTGGTTTCGTTGATGAGTCGTGGTAATGTGACATTGGCCACCGGACTGTTGAAAAAAACCAGCAGTGCGGTGATTTCTTCTGAAGGGTGATCATCCCTTTCAGCCAACAGATTTTTATATTCGCTGAAAATCAGCATCTCCTCCCGCGAAAGTTCTTCATCGGCTTCAATTTTAGCCATGATCTCTTCCAATACCGGATTGGCTTCGGGGATGGTATGTTCTTCATCGTCATGATCACATTCTGCATGGTCGTGAGGATCAGGAACACTTTCCTCATCATCATGCCCGTATGTCTTACCACCATGTACTTCCCAAACACTTTCGACAGGTGTGAGGATCAATTTGTCGATCACGGTATTTGATCGTTTTAGCGTGCCAACGACCTGATATTCAAAATAGTCATGTGAATGGCCATGTTCCATGAATCCATGAACTCCACTGAAACGGTCTCCGGTTTTCAGCCCGCACTTCCTGGCTGCTTCCCATCCGATGATTACTTCAGCCGATTTTTCAAACCAGTTACCTTCCAAAAGTTCTGCCTGGTAAAGCGCCGGATAATCACCTGTAGTACCCACGATTCTGAACCCTTTATAGCTGTCACCCAGGGCAATGGGAATGGTTTTTTCGATCATCGGATTTTTGCTGATCCTGTTGGCCTCGGATAATGGAATGTTCCCGGTTGGAACATCAACATGAAATACAGTGGAGAGAATGAGTTGCAGCGGACTTCCTTTGGCGCCTGCCACAAGGTCGATGCCGGCAAGATTCCGGTTAAACTGCCCCTTAAGACTTTGCTGCAAGTTGATCAGCAGCGAAATGATGGATACACCGATAGCAAACAGCAGAATACTAAGTACGGTACTCGCCGGTTTTGAAAACAGTTTAGCCAAACCTATCCTGAAAATATCCATATGTCCTTTACAGCTTGTAAATGTTTTTGAAATGCCCTTTCAACCTGGCGTCGTGCGTGGCTATGACCAGCGTGATCCGGTATCTTTCTGCATTTTGCCTGATCAGGTTAAGAAAAGTAACGCAATTCTGGTCATCAAGACTTGAGGTGGGTTCGTCGGCAAGCAGCAATTTTGGCTTGTTTACCAGCGCCCTTGCCACCGAAAACCGTTGTAGTTCACCCTGGCTCAGGTCGGCAGGCTTCTTATGCCGGAGATTGGCTATTCCAAGCGATTCCATCATTTCGCTTATATGTTCCCGGTCAGGAGTAAAACCCGGAAGCGTCTGCACCGACAACAGGTTTTGTTGCATGTTGATATCACCGATGAAATAGTGCTTTTGAAAGATTAACCCGATATTCTGCCCACGAAATTTATCCACCTCTGCTGGTTTGAGACCATTCAGCATTGTGTTGTTGATGAGTATTTTTCCGGAATCAGGTACCAAAAGTCCTGCCAGCAGGTGAAGCAAGGTGGTTTTTCCGCAGCCCGAATTACCCGAAATCAGCCAGTGCTCTCCTTTCATGGCCTCCCAATCGGGAAAATTGAACCTGGCATTTTTTGTATAACTGAACCTTAGATTTTCAATTTTCAACATAGGAAAAACATACGCTAAATGGCACTTCTAATTAATTTATTAACCTGGAGTATAATTTTGGCACCCGACAACTATGACAACCCGGCAACCCTGACAACCCTTGCACTTATTGTCCTTCCCTCAGTATCCTGTCGTAGTCAGCAGATTTTGAAGGGTCAATTTCTTTAAGGATGTTTACAGCCTTGGTCCTGTCCATACCAGCTGCCTGGGAAAAGATGTTAATGAATTCATCACGCTTGGCATCGAGCACCAACTGCATAATGAACAGGTTGGGTTTTTCGCGATGGGCACGCTGGAGTGTTTCGAGCGAGGTGATTACACCCTGTCTTCCCCTTTCCATATTGTCCTGCATAATATCGAGGCCGAGACGGTGATATTGATACCAAAACCTGCGGACATTGGCATAGGCTGAATTGTTGAGGTTTTCGGCCAGCCAGTAGCGGTTTCTTGTACTTTCGAAAGATTTCCAGCCTGGCTCGCGGGCGCCCTGTGCGCTGCTTACAATCTGTTGGGCTTTTTCAAAATATGGACTTCCACCCATCATTTGATAAGAGTCGAAGTCAAGTCCAAGAAAAATGTAAATATAATACGCGATGGTGGAAGTCAGGTTGGAAGTAAAGGTGTTTTCGGTGTATTCAAGCGATTGACCTTCCTGCCACTGGAAGTCAAAGGTGTTGTCCAGGTAGTTGAACATTGTTGTGTTGTATGAAGTGCCAAACACAGGTCGCTTCAATACCAGGTTGATCCTGCCTTTGAACTCATCCGAACTGATTTCTTCGGTTATCGTGATGGCCATTGTACATTCGATCCGCTCGTTGCGTGTCATCGAATAATTGGTCCATCTGCGCTCATTTACAAGCTCATAGAGCCCCTGCCTTAATTCCTGGAATTTTTCACGGTTGGTTTGCTGAAGATTTGGCGCCGATACCTGCACCGAACAGAAGAACTCCTGGGCGGATAAGCCGGCTGAAAGTATCAGCGTCAACAATAGAGTGAGGATCGAAACCTGTTTTGCGGGATGATTCATAATCGACTAAACTATAACTTTTGAGAGCATTTCAACAACCTTGTCAAGTATATCGGAGGCTACTCCGGCTTTTGGTTTCAAGGGAAAATCTATTTGATTACCGCTTCGGTCGAGCATCGTGATTTTGTTTGTGACCACGCCAAATCCGGCTCCTTTTTCCTTTAAAGAATTCAAAACGATCAGGTCAAGATGTTTAGTATTGAGTTTTTTCCGCGCGTTCTCCAACTCGTTGTCCGTTTCGAGTGCAAATCCAACTAACAGTTGATCATTTCTCTTTATTTTTCCCAGGAATGCCAGAATATCCTGCGTTGGTACAAGATCAATCACCTGGTTTTCGCCTGATTTTTTAATTTTTTTATCTGCAGGTTTGGCTGGAGTAAAATCTGCAACAGCAGCAGACATAATTGTAATATCTGAATCGGTAAATGCTGCAGTGGTTTTTTCAAGCATTTCACCTGCAGTTGTTACATCAACTCGTTTAATGGAAGGATGATCACATTGCAGATGGGTCGGTCCGGTGACCAAAGTTACCTCGGCTCCCCTGGCGGCTGCATCATGCGCTAACGAAAATCCCATCAGGCCTGATGAGTGGTTGCCAATAAACCGCACGGGGTCGATGGGTTCGTAGGTTGGCCCTGCTGTAACCAGCACTTTTTTGTTCAGGAGCTGACTACCGGTCAAAAAAAAAGCAGTGATGGCTTTGAGGATGTTTTCGGGTTCTTCCATTCTTCCGGCGCCGCAAAGTCCGCTGGCCAGCTCCCCCACCTGTGGCTCGATGAGTTGATGACCGAAGGTTTTCAACTGCTCAATATTCCTCTGTGTAGTGGGGTGTTTATACATATCGAGGTCCATAGCCGGAGCGAAAAATACCGGACATTTGGCTGAAAGGTAGGTTGTGACCAGCAGGTTGTCAGCCATTCCTGCAGCCATTTTGCTCAATGTGGCTGCAGATGCCGGTGCAATCAGCATCAGATCAGCCCATCCGCCCATCTCGACATGATTGTTCCATGTGCCATCATCAGGGTTGAAAGGGTAGGTGAGGGCAGGGCGTTTAGACAATGTGGAAATAGTGAGAGGAGTCACAAAATCACGGGCATTTTCGGTGAGTATCACCTGAACTTCTGCCCCTTCTTTTACCAATAAACGGATGAGATAAGGGATTTTGTAAGCAGCAATGCTACCCGTAACGCCAATCAGTATTTTCTTGCCTTTGAGCATCGTTAATCGACCACTTTGTCCGTTTTTACTTCCAGTTCTTTTGAAGGATTCCGGTGATAGATCTGGTCGTCGAGAAATTCCTGTATGGCGATCAGGGTTGCTTTTGGTAATTTTTCGTAAAACTTCGAAATTTCAATCTGCTCCCTGTTTTCGAACACCTCTTCAAGATTGGTGTTGGTGGTGGCAAATTCGTCAATTTTCTTTTTCAGTTCATCGCGCATCTCCAATGAGATTTGGTTTGAGCGCTTTGAAAGGATGGCTAAGGTTTCGTATATATTGCCCGTATCCTTGTTGAAGTCTTTCATTCTGCGCGTAATTGCTGTAGGCTCGGTCTTGACTCTTTTGTAATCCATACTTACGATTTATTATTAATGGTTAAATTTCAGCATTTTCGTATTTTGACAACTCCGTGCTAACACGGTTATTGATCTTGTTAATCTCACTTAAATAGCGGCTTTCAGGGTAAACCGCGATGAAATCATAATAAGCTTTCCTGGCATCTTCAAATCTTTCCTGTCGTTTTTCGACGATACTCATCGAAGCGAAATTATAGGCAGCCAGGATGATCTTATACATGACTTCCTCTTTAAAATCGGTGTCAGGATAGTCTTTCATCAAATTCCTGTAAGAAACTATTGCTGCCTGGTAGTCTTCAATCTTGAAGTACAGGTTGGCAATGTTATAATCTTTCAATTGCAATTTCATTCTCAATTCATCAATCAGTTTCGTAGCCTCTTTGGCCTTTTCTCCATACGGAAACCTGTTGATAAAGACCTGAAATTCGTTGATAGCTTCTTTTGTAACTGTCTGATCCAGCGTAGAACGCGGGCTGTCTAAATACTTGCAGTAAGCCGACTGAAAAGCAGCTTCTTCGGTTTTTTCGCTTCGCGGGAATGTTGCCGTGAAACGATTAAAGTAATAACTTGCCATGATATAGTCGCGCTCGTAATAATAAGCGTAGGCATACCTGAAAAGCAATTCCTCTGACTGAGTAGTGCCTCTGTAAACCGGGATCAGTTGATCGAACACCTGCAAAGCCCTGTAGTAATCACCTTTATCATAATATGCCATTGCCTGCTGATATTTCAGCTCGTTATCGGTGCTTTTGAGCAGTTTCTGATGCTTACTGCACGAGAACAACACGGTGGAAATAAGCAGAATGGCGATAAAATGAGCTTTTTTAAACATGGGCGCAAAAGTAATATTTTTCCGGAATTGGATAACGCACTCGCCGGTAATTTATTTGGAATCAATGGCATTTTCCTTTTGCTTCCTCGCCCTGATATCCCACCCATTTACTCACTGAGTGAACCCCGGAAATTAGGGGTAGCAAAAAAACACCCTCAATTTGATTTTCAACAAATGGAGTTTTCTTGCTGACGCTAATTACCGATGGCAAGTAAACCCAATCATCCGACACTGCAGGGAGTTCCTCAACATCCCTTAAAACAACAATTGCCACGAAAATATCTTTCCTCAGAAAAAGGACTTTTTCCTACCCACTTTTTAATCTGTACCCTGAAATAATTGTAGTTTTGCCGTCAAAATTTAAAACAATTTCAAATGGATATTTTCAACAAGTTTTCCAACATGGGTCCTTTGGGCAAATTCAACCGCGAGAGTTTTGGCTATTTTATGTTTCCGAGACTTGAAGGTGAAATTGCCTCTCACATGCAGTTTATGGGTAAAAGACGGCTTGTATGGTCGTTGAATAATTACCTGGGGCTGGCCAATCATCCGGAAGTACGCGAAGCCGACGCCAGGGCTGCTGCACAATGGGGACTGGCCTACCCGATGGGCGCCCGCATGATGTCGGGGCATTCAATCTATCACGAACAGCTGGAGCGCGAGTTGGCCGCCTTCGAAAAAAAAGAAGATGCTTATCTGCTCAACTACGGTTACCAGGGGATGGTTTCGATTATCGAGAGCCTTGTGAACAGGCACGATGTGATAGTTTACGACTCTGAAGCACACGCCTGTATCATTGACGGCTGCCGGTTGCATTTCGGGAAACGGTTTGTTTACCCGCACAACAACATGCAGAATTTTGAAAAAGAACTCGATAGGGCGCATAAGCTGGCAAGCCAGACAGGTGGTGGAATCCTTGTAATCACCGAAGGCGTTTACGGCATGTCGGGCGATTTGGGAAAACTGCGCGACATTGTCGCCTTGAAAAAGAAATACCCGTTCCGTCTGCTGGTTGATGATGCCCATGGCTTTGGCACAATGGGACCTACCGGCGCCGGAACACCGGAACATCTTGGCGTGATGGATGAAGTGGACCTGTACTTTGGAACATTTGCCAAATCGATGGCCGGTATCGGTGGTTTTATTGCCGGTGATAAAGTCGCCATCGAGTTTTTAAGATATAACCTCCGTTCCCAGGTATTTGCCAAATCACTCCCAATGCCAATGGTTTTTGGCGCCCTCAAGCGTCTTGACCTGATCAGAAAGCATCCTGAGTTGCGCGAAAATCTCTGGAAAATTGTCAATGCCCTGCAATCAGGGCTCAAGGCAAAAGGATTCAACACAGGAGGAACTGAATCGCCAGTGACCCCGGTTATCCTGCAGGGAGACATTCCGGAGGCTACCCAAATCACTTACGACCTTCGTGAAAACTACAATATCTTCTGCTCCATCGTCACTTACCCGGTTGTTCCTAAAGGTGTGATTTTGCTGCGCCTTATCCCGACGGCAGTTCATACTTTGGAGGATGTGGAATACACGATCGAAGCCTTCTCGAAAGTAAAGCAAAAACTCGACGCCGGCGAATATCCAAAAGACAAGATGATAGATGCCGCAACGTTCATGAAAGCGCCTGTGGCTTAGGTTAAGGCTCTG
The DNA window shown above is from Bacteroidales bacterium and carries:
- a CDS encoding aminotransferase class I/II-fold pyridoxal phosphate-dependent enzyme → MDIFNKFSNMGPLGKFNRESFGYFMFPRLEGEIASHMQFMGKRRLVWSLNNYLGLANHPEVREADARAAAQWGLAYPMGARMMSGHSIYHEQLERELAAFEKKEDAYLLNYGYQGMVSIIESLVNRHDVIVYDSEAHACIIDGCRLHFGKRFVYPHNNMQNFEKELDRAHKLASQTGGGILVITEGVYGMSGDLGKLRDIVALKKKYPFRLLVDDAHGFGTMGPTGAGTPEHLGVMDEVDLYFGTFAKSMAGIGGFIAGDKVAIEFLRYNLRSQVFAKSLPMPMVFGALKRLDLIRKHPELRENLWKIVNALQSGLKAKGFNTGGTESPVTPVILQGDIPEATQITYDLRENYNIFCSIVTYPVVPKGVILLRLIPTAVHTLEDVEYTIEAFSKVKQKLDAGEYPKDKMIDAATFMKAPVA